tgttctttaaaatattatttataaaaagtttatacTGCCCTTTCTGATAAggattgtattttatttttccttaatttttaccTACCACCTCCTTTGAAATGCAAAATCCATATAGCGgatcagaaaaacaaaaaaaaaaaaacaaaaggctaCAGATGACCacaagttattttatttgagTACTGAAGTCATTATATTTTCACTTCAAGGAAAGATAAAGTTGAATGATAAATATTCTCAGCAGATTTtcattagtgattttttttttattaaattcagcaaaaaatgcttATTCAGTTGGCActcaaattcaagaaaaaaaatcaattgatatTGAATTACTTTTGCACTTTAACAAAGCTGTATTAAGAAAGGGGACAGTAATGAAGGCGTGTATCTTGAAATCCATTCGTTTGATCGTAAAACTTTCTGAGAAggaatgaaggtaatgttataatcattaatgaatacaaaataaagataaaattatATATGTTATGTTATTGATCAGTTTTATAACTCATACTTCATTTTATCTGTCTTTCAGGTGACTGCATCcttctttttcaaaatccagtgcTTTTTTGgcgaatacttttttttacagaaactgGGGACAATGTGGTGGATTCAGCTGTTTCTAATTGaacaagaattaatttttttgtgccATTAAAACACGTTTTCCCAGGAATGACAGCATTGAAAATCTGACAAAAccataggaaaatcatcatAACAATCAGAACAAAGTAAAACTGATTAGATGAGATCGAAGGTTAcgaagttttgaaacaaaaccacTCTTTctaagcttttgaaaacatcgaaaaccaaagttttatcGTCCATCAAACTCATCTGTCGCATTAGCTCGGCCCTTACTTTACAATTACGAGCTCTAGAACTAGAAGAAAAATCGTTGTTTGAGGTTTAGTTTATCTGTGGTTTAGTTTACATGACTGATAGCTTGGCAACACATCTAGTTTCTCAGATGCAAACTAGCTGGACATTTCAGCGACCTACACATAGTTTTTTGACAATTCATTATTTGAAATGCTGCTATAaaccttgacttccctgatgaacTTTAATAGtaggaatttgaaatcttgtgcttcactccaacacttggtttgaactttgtggacatttttgacaatgtttttataactttttggcACTCACGCAtaggaattatcggtataaacAACGGTTTTATCGCTCTCGATgcataatgatggattttggaTGAAACTGTGCACAATTATTTTTGTCTTCTTCTCTTGCATTTCAAATAACTCGGAAATGCGTttgtcttaaattttgaaaaaaaaaataggaggaaaagttttttttaccggAAATTCAACGCTGTTTTGGAAATTTGGCATGTCCGATCACTAGAAACTTAGTTATcatcaaaagaaagtgtcccatttccaattgaactaagctttattctaACAAATACCACTCTCCTCATTTAGTTTAAGCTGAGGGTTTTGCTGGGTGAGCAATTTTAGCCTTTTTGTAGCCGGTTATCTGTTAATATGTGGATTTTTGTTTGTAGGGAAAAAGAGCTTTAAAGACAAATTTAAATAGTAGAAAAACATCCAACGCTGGAAAACAGTAATTTCCAagaataaaacacatttttatgtCAGTTTTAAGTTATCGCAGGGGGAAAGCTCTGAGAGcctttaaatagaataaatgaaGGTACAAAATatggttcaactttttttcatgacCTTGAATAAATttcgtttctttaaaaaaaaaaaaagaaacaaatgatGTCTCTGTTCTCGAAGAGTTCAggtcaactaaaaaaaaatttttttaaatgaacatgAAAACTGACTAACATTCAATGAGGTACTTAAACAGTTTCAAAAAGGCTTTGCAAAACGgtgttgattttcttttcaaacatttcaatgaataaaacttGAATTCGTTATATCTATCCTTTTTCCAATTCCtcgtcaaaaattttttattggcgatcaataaaaaattctaatcTATAACTATCCAATAGAATAAATAAGTGATAAAGAAAAACTAGCTAGTGTTTCTCACAatgcatatttttttcacagaaaattttttttttaacatgcagtcttttttttttaattcatgtattatttaaaaagtaattattaaattttttgtcaattttttacatGGCCATCTGGAGGATAAagacagctttcagagcatatttcattatatttttttttaaaaaattcaaatatgtgacGTCAATTCACTCATTCGTGCTGTTATAACTCAGCTGGTTTTCCAtcgatttctatgaaatttaGTGTTTCAGAATCGTCTCGTCATTCTCAAAAAAGATTTCTATTCTGCTTTCAGAAAATCTTATAATTTACTCGTTTAATAAAAAAAGCCTTTTTTGCGAGTGGAAAACGGCGAggtttttgtgaatattttttccttaaacatttttgcttgaacattgcagaaaaaatagggaaaaaatgaagataatATCTAATTATACAGGTTAAagttacttcaaattaaaagttgTACATTTCAAATCATAACTGTCGAAATAAAAGTCCTAGGAgaggccatttttttttcatgaagcttAAACAATTATGAGGACTCGTAATATAGTTCAGTCGACATGTCAGTGCCTCCTAAGATGATGTCctcgagttcgagcccaagtgtaaacatcgaacacaggaTAAGTATTTTTACGACTGtttgccaaatgcatcgttgataaaagttccgaatgacacaaagatgttaaaacgacttttatcgaaacaaaaaatcaaacaaataaataaagaaatttggatgcttaatttaaaaaaaaaaaactttttgaaatcacTTTAATAAGCAAGCTTATTCTTTAAACTCACAAGCATAACCATTTGTAGCATTggtaaaaatatatcaaatactCAGAAATAAGAGTAACAAATGAGGTTTACGGTTCAAAAAAAGGATAACTTTCTTCTTTTGTTAAGTCGAATagaatttaagatttaaatttgaacctttttataagaatctgaaatttaaataatgttaaattttaagtgAAATAAATCTCCTTCAATTTAAATCCTAGATGAAATTCTCCTATTGATATTTTAGTCTCGATTGTAAATTATAAATtcgatctgaatctgaatacaaatttttaattttgattccgagtctgaattctgcattttgagcctaaattcaaaatctgtATCTGAGTTCCAGATAAGAACtgctataaattaaaaatcgatTATAAGAAACTCAACTCAGCCAGAAAAATCTTACttaattctgaatgtatatgtattaataaaaattttttgttcaattatttattgtaattgaacttgtaaatttaattgaaatttccgaatgatgaaattgtttcaattttttccattctgAACTGATTATACTTTCTTATGGTTCCATTCTGCATATGAATTGAGGATAAAAGTTTCAAGTCCAAATCTAAAagaaaaatggtttgaatttaaAGTATTTTCTTTTCAGATTcccaaattataaattttgcatataaaaattcaatcttatttaagtttgaaatgcaaacAAAGATTCATATCACTACTCTATCCCagtgatgatccaaactgaaaattAGGAGCAATAAACTGGGTATATTACCGCAAATCTCCGACCCGGGAAAATCTGTGCTATTTTAGGTTAAAACCTTGCATAAACcgagcatgtttttttttaaattttctccagAACTCGGGCAGGATCCAGTCAAATTTCGGAATTTTTCCTTTTAAAATAAGGAAGAAgaacacttgaaaatttttgatttttgatcgaTACAAATCAGCCGATTCAAAATCATACTTCAGGCTTCCGAGAATTCGTTCTTAATTCGTACTTAGCCAAAacttgttcaaatatttttttatgtaccTACGTAAGATACATAATTCTAAGGagtcaaaaataatgtttgtttaaagtaaagtgaaaaaataggCATACATTCTCAGCAATCTTTAAAGCTTAGTCTGCTTTTATGGAGTctaacttttgaaatttaatattcggAATAAATTACTATCGACATGtgagaaatttttggaaaaactgttgaaaaatttgggacctaggataagatttcgaggttttggactaagttcagattcaagattgttattttttaaggtccaattttatgaaattggctttaaaacttttgaagttATGcaatattttatgttaattttgttgatCAATCCTAGAAaataacatatttaaaatgatgTCATAAAATAGGTTTTTataacataaaacataaaaaaattttctcaagattttgaaaatatttccggATAGTCCAAAAATATTGTTCAATCTAGAACACGTGCCAAATATTGGACAGTTAACTTAACGCTACTCACAATAATAGTAATCTCGCAAAAGATTCATATCATCATCGGGGTTCCGCAAGTATTTGAATTCACCCGGAAAGGTGTTACTATGAAAAATGCCGCTTCCCAACCAAATGAAAAACAGATTGTCCTACAATTTGGGTGCAGCGACAGTTAGTTGTAAATCGAAGCAAAATGAAAGTATTCCTCGTTTGGGTTTGCCTGAGTACAGTTTTGGTGCTTTTCATTATGATCAATGATTTCTAGAACaactttcaaacatatttttttttacattctagCACTCAACCCTTGCAATCCAATGCAGGGACTTAGTTCACAAGGTAACATCAAATTCagtgatttatttttgttaagattCTTATAATTTACAAACTAATAAAATCTATTTCCAGAAAGAGGAAATCATGGAGTGTTGCAAGGCTCAGGACTTCATTTTCCATGAGAATTTGGCGGCTTGCGAACAGGAACATGACGGCAAGGGGCTCAAGGGAATTCAAATGTGGCCGGTTAGAAGAAAGAAAAttcatcatttatttaaaattttgagtgatctttttttttttatctaaagtGTGTGATGGAGTGCCTCTTTGAGCGTAATGGACTGTTGAATGGAGGTCTGATCGATACCGACAAATTGATCGCTAAGGCAGAAGCGCTGAATGACGACTTCAAAGATAAGGCCGTCGAAATTACCAAGGACTGCGTCTTGCATATGGAAAAACAAAACGTAACCAATAATGATCGAAGAGCATGTGGCGTGAGTCCGCTAAAGATGGCTTTGTGCATCGGCAGAGGTTACATTCATCACTGCCCGGCCAATAAGTGGACTTCCTgtaagatttcataaatttgaatgaatttttttgtgatttgttgttaagttaatttattttacagctGAAGTTTGTGACAAGTTGAGAAGCAGAGATTGTTTCCAAATATAAGACAAGTTAGTTTTGATTCCGTCCATTGAAAGGATGAATTATTCCAGTGAATAAAAATCCCGAAAAACTGGGATTTTTGCACACAAGCTTAATTTGTT
This sequence is a window from Uranotaenia lowii strain MFRU-FL chromosome 3, ASM2978415v1, whole genome shotgun sequence. Protein-coding genes within it:
- the LOC129756384 gene encoding general odorant-binding protein 66, translating into MKVFLVWVCLSTVLHSTLAIQCRDLVHKKEEIMECCKAQDFIFHENLAACEQEHDGKGLKGIQMWPCVMECLFERNGLLNGGLIDTDKLIAKAEALNDDFKDKAVEITKDCVLHMEKQNVTNNDRRACGVSPLKMALCIGRGYIHHCPANKWTSSEVCDKLRSRDCFQI